A DNA window from Piliocolobus tephrosceles isolate RC106 chromosome 9, ASM277652v3, whole genome shotgun sequence contains the following coding sequences:
- the TUBAL3 gene encoding tubulin alpha chain-like 3 isoform X1: MRECLSIHIGQAGIQIGDACWELYCLEHGIQPNGIVLDSQENQLENAKMEHTNASFDTFFCETRAGKHVPRALFVDLEPTVIDGIRTGQHRSLFHPEQLVSGKEDAANNYARGRYSVGSKVIDLVLERTRKLAEQCGGLQGFLIFRSFGGGTGSGFTSLLMERLTGEYSRKTKLEFSVYPAPRISTAVVEPYNCVLTTHSTTEHTDCTFIVDNEAIYDICHRILGVERPSYANINRLMVQAVSSITASLRFEGSLNVDLIEFQTNLVPYPRIHFPMTAFAPIVSADKAYREQFSVSDITTACFESSNQLVKCDPRLGKYMACCLLYRGDVVPKEVNAAIAATKSRHSVQFVDWCPTGFKVGINNRPPTVMPGGDLAKVHRAVCMLSNTTAIVEAWARLDHKFDLMYAKRAFLHWYLREGMEEAEFLEAREDLAALERDYEEVGQSF, encoded by the exons ATG AGGGAGTGCCTTTCCATCCACATCGGTCAAGCTGGCATCCAGATTGGGGATGCTTGCTGGGAACTCTATTGCCTGGAACATGGAATCCAGCCAAATGGCATTGTTCTCGACAGTCAAGAGAATCAGCTGGAAAATGCAAAAATGGAGCACACAAATGCATCTTTTGATACCTTCTTCTGTGAGACAAGAGCTGGGAAGCATGTGCCTAGAGCACTCTTCGTGGACTTGGAGCCAACTGTTATAG ATGGGATCCGGACGGGCCAGCACCGTTCACTCTTCCACCCTGAGCAGCTCGTTAGCGGAAAGGAGGATGCTGCCAACAACTATGCGCGAGGCCGTTACTCTGTGGGGTCGAAGGTCATCGACCTTGTGCTGGAGAGGACCCGGAAGCTG gCAGAACAGTGTGGTGGACTTCAGGGATTTTTGATTTTCCGAAGCTTTGGAGGAGGCACTGGTTCAGGGTTTACATCTCTCTTAATGGAGAGGCTCACAGGAGAATATAGCAGAAAGACTAAGCTGGAGTTCTCGGTCTACCCAGCCCCCAGGATCTCCACTGCTGTGGTAGAGCCTTATAACTGTGTCCTCACCACCCACTCCACCACGGAGCACACGGACTGTACCTTCATAGTGGACAACGAGGCCATCTATGATATATGCCATCGTATACTCGGTGTTGAACGCCCCTCTTACGCCAACATCAATAGATTGATGGTTCAGGCAGTATCTTCCATCACTGCCTCCCTCCGGTTTGAAGGGTCCTTGAATGTGGACCTAATTGAATTCCAGACCAACCTAGTACCTTATCCGAGAATACATTTCCCCATGACAGCCTTTGCCCCCATCGTCTCTGCTGACAAAGCCTACCGTGAGCAGTTCTCCGTGTCAGACATCACCACCGCCTGCTTTGAGTCCTCCAACCAGCTGGTCAAGTGCGACCCTCGGCTTGGGAAGTACATGGCCTGCTGCCTACTCTACAGAGGGGACGTGGTCCCTAAGGAAGTGAATGCAGCAATCGCAGCCACGAAGTCGAGGCACTCTGTTCAGTTTGTAGATTGGTGTCCAACTGGTTTCAAGGTGGGCATCAACAATCGGCCGCCCACGGTGATGCCAGGTGGGGACCTGGCCAAAGTCCACCGGGCCGTCTGCATGCTGAGCAACACCACAGCAATCGTGGAGGCCTGGGCCCGCCTGGACCACAAATTTGACCTCATGTATGCCAAGAGAGCATTTCTGCACTGGTACCTCAGAGAAGGCATGGAAGAAGCAGAGTTCTTGGAGGCCAGGGAAGATCTGGCAGCCTTGGAGAGGGATTATGAGGAAGTGGGGCAAAGTTTCTGA
- the TUBAL3 gene encoding tubulin alpha chain-like 3 isoform X2, whose translation MNQLENAKMEHTNASFDTFFCETRAGKHVPRALFVDLEPTVIDGIRTGQHRSLFHPEQLVSGKEDAANNYARGRYSVGSKVIDLVLERTRKLAEQCGGLQGFLIFRSFGGGTGSGFTSLLMERLTGEYSRKTKLEFSVYPAPRISTAVVEPYNCVLTTHSTTEHTDCTFIVDNEAIYDICHRILGVERPSYANINRLMVQAVSSITASLRFEGSLNVDLIEFQTNLVPYPRIHFPMTAFAPIVSADKAYREQFSVSDITTACFESSNQLVKCDPRLGKYMACCLLYRGDVVPKEVNAAIAATKSRHSVQFVDWCPTGFKVGINNRPPTVMPGGDLAKVHRAVCMLSNTTAIVEAWARLDHKFDLMYAKRAFLHWYLREGMEEAEFLEAREDLAALERDYEEVGQSF comes from the exons ATG AATCAGCTGGAAAATGCAAAAATGGAGCACACAAATGCATCTTTTGATACCTTCTTCTGTGAGACAAGAGCTGGGAAGCATGTGCCTAGAGCACTCTTCGTGGACTTGGAGCCAACTGTTATAG ATGGGATCCGGACGGGCCAGCACCGTTCACTCTTCCACCCTGAGCAGCTCGTTAGCGGAAAGGAGGATGCTGCCAACAACTATGCGCGAGGCCGTTACTCTGTGGGGTCGAAGGTCATCGACCTTGTGCTGGAGAGGACCCGGAAGCTG gCAGAACAGTGTGGTGGACTTCAGGGATTTTTGATTTTCCGAAGCTTTGGAGGAGGCACTGGTTCAGGGTTTACATCTCTCTTAATGGAGAGGCTCACAGGAGAATATAGCAGAAAGACTAAGCTGGAGTTCTCGGTCTACCCAGCCCCCAGGATCTCCACTGCTGTGGTAGAGCCTTATAACTGTGTCCTCACCACCCACTCCACCACGGAGCACACGGACTGTACCTTCATAGTGGACAACGAGGCCATCTATGATATATGCCATCGTATACTCGGTGTTGAACGCCCCTCTTACGCCAACATCAATAGATTGATGGTTCAGGCAGTATCTTCCATCACTGCCTCCCTCCGGTTTGAAGGGTCCTTGAATGTGGACCTAATTGAATTCCAGACCAACCTAGTACCTTATCCGAGAATACATTTCCCCATGACAGCCTTTGCCCCCATCGTCTCTGCTGACAAAGCCTACCGTGAGCAGTTCTCCGTGTCAGACATCACCACCGCCTGCTTTGAGTCCTCCAACCAGCTGGTCAAGTGCGACCCTCGGCTTGGGAAGTACATGGCCTGCTGCCTACTCTACAGAGGGGACGTGGTCCCTAAGGAAGTGAATGCAGCAATCGCAGCCACGAAGTCGAGGCACTCTGTTCAGTTTGTAGATTGGTGTCCAACTGGTTTCAAGGTGGGCATCAACAATCGGCCGCCCACGGTGATGCCAGGTGGGGACCTGGCCAAAGTCCACCGGGCCGTCTGCATGCTGAGCAACACCACAGCAATCGTGGAGGCCTGGGCCCGCCTGGACCACAAATTTGACCTCATGTATGCCAAGAGAGCATTTCTGCACTGGTACCTCAGAGAAGGCATGGAAGAAGCAGAGTTCTTGGAGGCCAGGGAAGATCTGGCAGCCTTGGAGAGGGATTATGAGGAAGTGGGGCAAAGTTTCTGA